GCGGGGATTGCCGTGGTCGGAATCATCCTGGGGGCCGCGTACATGCTCTGGCTCTTCCAGCGAATGATGTTCGGGCCGCTGGATAAACCCGAAAACCAAAAACTTTCCGACATGAACCGTCGCGAGATCGCCTACATGGCTCCCTTGGTCGTTTTCATGTTCTGGATCGGTCTCTATCCAAAACCCTTTATCCAATTCCTGGAACCGCCTGTGGAGAAGATCCTCATGAGGCTCAACGCGTCCAGTGCCCAAAACACCGGGTCGGATCATAAAGTGAAGAAGGTGAGGATAGAGGAGATTCTGCCGAACCGACCTGTCGATCTTGCCTTGCGTGGTGATTCGGAACTCCGGATACATGATCGCGAATTGAGCGCTTCCATTGGGGAAGAGGAATAGATGGAGACGCCATTGCCCGATATTCAAATTATCGCGATTCTTCCCGAAATAATCCTATCTCTTGTGGCCTTAGCCCTTTTTGTCGCGGTTCCCTTTGTCCCTGCGGAGAAAAAAGAAGTTCTGGGCTACTTTTCCATCGGGGGTCTGCTTCTTTCCGGTTTCTCGCTTGTTTTCCTCTGGGGCAAGGAGATCTCAACGTTCAATGGAATGATTGCAATCGATTCTTTTGCCATTTTCTTCAAGGTGATATTTATTTCTGTTTCTATACTTGTCATCATGATGTCCTTTCGTTATGTTGAGATCCAAAGGATCAATCTGGGGGAGTACTACGGTTTGATCCTTTTTGCAACGATTGGGATGATGTTGCTCCCTTCAGCCACAGACCTGCTCTCTTTTTACCTTTCACTCGAACTGATGTCGATGTCTCTCTATGTTCTGACGGCATTCATGAGAAAAGATCCGAAATCAATTGAGGCGGGGATTAAATATTTTCTGACCGGGGTATTTGCCTCCGGTGTTATTTTATACGGAATTGCGTTTCTTTACGGTTTGACGGGCACCACAAACCTGGCGGGGATTCATGAACAGCTTGCGGCGCAGGATCTGTCTTCCTCCCCGATATTGATCATGGCCATCATCCTGATGGTGACCGGTTTTGGGTTCAAGATCGCGGCCGTTCCCTTTCATATGTGGGCGCCTGATGTGTATGAAGGTTCACCCACACCGATTACGGCTTTCCTTTCTGCCGGTTCGAAGGCCGCTGCATTTTCTGTGATGCTGCGCGTTTTTATCATGGGCCTGGAAGGGAGTCATTCCAGTTGGTGGCAGATTCTCTGGTTGGTTTCCGTTCTGACGATGACCCTTGGGAATGTTGTCGCGATGGTCCAGACCAACATTAAAAGGCTGCTGGCCTATTCCTCAATCTCACACGCGGGTTATATTCTGATCGGTTTGGTTGCAGGCAATCAAGTGGGATTGACCGCCATCCTGATCTATCTCGTCGGCTATGTTTTCATGACCTTGGGTGCTTTCACCATGCTGATCCTCATCTGCCGGAAGGGAGTGCGGGGAGATCAGATCAGCGATTTTAGAGGGTTGGCTCGAACACACCCGGTCGTGGCGGCGACATTTATTCTCTTTGCCCTCTCCCTGATCGGGATTCCGCCGACCGCTGGTTTTGTGGGGAAACTCTACTTGTTCAACGCTGCGATCCAGGGGGGCTTCTATTGGTTGACTATTATTGCCGTTCTCAATAGCGCCATATCTCTTTATTACTATTTCAACGTGGTCAAGGTGATGTATATGGAGGAGCCACTGGATGAGATGCCCCTTTCATTTTCGCCCGCCCTGAAGGTGGCGCTCTCGATCATGGCCTTTATCACCCTCTTCCTCGGCCTCTACCCCGAGCCGATCATTCGCGGAGCGATCTCTTCGGTAAAGATTTTTCTGTGAGCCCTTCCATCGTAGGACCTTTATTTAAGACCTTATTCTCTTGCGTTCCCTTAAAATAATTCCAGAGCTGAGACCTTGAGAAAGCTGTCGTTTTACTTGACTGGACAAGGCACTTCTGTATAGTGTCATCCGTTTACACTTGGAGGGATCATGGAACGCTATCGTTCCTGGCTGGCGTTGAAACAGGTTCCCGGGGTCGGAAATGTTCTCTATCGGCGTCTGATTGAGCATTTTAAAAATCCCGAGTCGGTATTCTCTGAAGGGAGAGAAGCGCTCCTGAAGGTTGAGGGAATGACGGGATCGGTTGCGGCAGGCATCACTTCGTTCCGTAATTATACCGACGTCGATCAGGAGTTGGAAAAAGTAGAAAAAGAAGGCGCGTCTCTTTT
The nucleotide sequence above comes from Candidatus Manganitrophaceae bacterium. Encoded proteins:
- a CDS encoding NADH-quinone oxidoreductase subunit N, translating into METPLPDIQIIAILPEIILSLVALALFVAVPFVPAEKKEVLGYFSIGGLLLSGFSLVFLWGKEISTFNGMIAIDSFAIFFKVIFISVSILVIMMSFRYVEIQRINLGEYYGLILFATIGMMLLPSATDLLSFYLSLELMSMSLYVLTAFMRKDPKSIEAGIKYFLTGVFASGVILYGIAFLYGLTGTTNLAGIHEQLAAQDLSSSPILIMAIILMVTGFGFKIAAVPFHMWAPDVYEGSPTPITAFLSAGSKAAAFSVMLRVFIMGLEGSHSSWWQILWLVSVLTMTLGNVVAMVQTNIKRLLAYSSISHAGYILIGLVAGNQVGLTAILIYLVGYVFMTLGAFTMLILICRKGVRGDQISDFRGLARTHPVVAATFILFALSLIGIPPTAGFVGKLYLFNAAIQGGFYWLTIIAVLNSAISLYYYFNVVKVMYMEEPLDEMPLSFSPALKVALSIMAFITLFLGLYPEPIIRGAISSVKIFL